Within the Maniola hyperantus chromosome 7, iAphHyp1.2, whole genome shotgun sequence genome, the region ATAAGCTTGTAAGATTTTGAGatagaaaactttattgcacacaaagtgagcaaaaaatacaaagaacctataaactaaaaacaattgtatgcaaaCCGAGttagaaaagtaaaaaaaatactataataagtaACTGACTGATGAAAATGTTCAATAAAGactcttttaaataaattaaaaacagacTATTGACAATATTTTTGAAACTGTTTCAACTTGACTGTTAACATTTTACATTACGTCATTTAACATTAGTTCAGTTAACATTTTATGTTAGGTTGTTTCAGATTGTCTCCAAAGAAGTGATTTCAAAACACTGGAGGGGCTTGTAGAGAAGGACGCCATCTCAACTCTGAAGACAGCAGTCTCCAAACTATCTGTTTCACAGAGAGAGATGCTATCAATCAATAAGGAGGATATTTTCTATGCTTTTCCTTATCAGGTAGCTAATGTTCATCTTGATGTTTCAGATGAATAGCTTGCTGTTGCCTGCTATgtgtagatttttattttacttttattcagatacaagttagcccttgactgcaatctcacctgttggtatgaagatgcagtcaaagatggcagcgggttaacctggaaggagtatggcagtttttattaaaaccatacccctttggtttctacacagcatcgtataGGAACGTTCGCTtagcggcacagctttgccactagggtggtgactagccacagccgaagcctcccaccagaccagaccagaaatttgatattataaaattcccaacccctgctgggaatcgaacccgagacctcccactaataagaccacagcgctttggtaagcgctatggtcttattagtgggaggtctcctgtgccagggaggttgttgaaataattgaattaaatataatattatattggtcTATTTTGTAGCTGGTGCATTGAAAACCCATGCTTAAAAATAGGGCTATAGCTTTAGCTGCATCATCCCAATTTTAGCTTTAGaaatctgtttttagggttccttatatccagagaaaaaaggaacacttctaggatcattttgttgtcagTCTGTTGTTTCCGTCAAGATccatcaagggaatcaaaacctataggatacttcccattgatctaaaatcatgaaatttagatTAGTGGAATTATTGGTAAAAATTGGGACACTGATAAAAGCCTACTTTAATACTTTACAGGTGGGAGTTATGTTTGATGAATCCGATAAGAGATGGGTTGAAATAACAATGTGCTATCATGTGCTGAGAGGACTTAAGCAGATGCAAGAAACTGGTGACCTACCACCAATTTCATTGGGGtatgtactttaaaaaaattatacttgtaATTATATtggtatttaaatataataatggtAATAAaggtacttaaatagatatttttactATTGCAGTGTGCAGCCAGAATACCAagacaaaatatttattctcAACTATAGATTTATAAGAGAATTCACAAAAGGTGTTGAAGACAGCTGGTGGGTAAATATTGTGAACCATTTCCAGCCGCATTCTCTCAagaaatcattttaaaatatatgattagtaaaaaaagtataataataattattcttaggtaaaaaatgtgtaaaatctaattaaaatacagttgttgtttactttttgttttattttaaaatatcaatgataaatttttatataaaaaataatgtgtATTCAACAATTTTGTAGCACCGCTAGTTCTTACTTCTGATGACTGCTCAatgtacaataaaataaaaatttgtgcttaggttgtttataatttaaatactatctttaaaaaaaccggccaagtgcaagtcaggctcgcgcaatgagagttccgtactacagtcgtatttgttcgacattttgcacgataattcaaaaactatgcataaaaataaataaaaatctgttttagaatgtacaggtgaagacctttcatatgataccccacttgatatagtcactcacttaggtaattattagttcatgaccacaatttaatttttttgtgtgatctaaccctaaattcacggttttcagatttgtccccaaatgtcagctataagatctacctacttgccaaatttcatgattctaggtcaacgggaagtaccctgtaggtttcttgacagacagacaacagtgatcctattagggttccgtttttccttttgaggtacggaaccctaaaaattatcaaaataatttcTTGTCAGGTTGTCTTGGTACTTTTCCAACTGGAGCTAGATAATAATGTCATAAGTTGGAACGTTAACCCTATACTTTTTGATCACTACTtactactacttactacttactactactacttttgATCTATCAATTCTTGAAATGGGTGATCTAGCTCAATTATGTATTTCTTAGGATTTCTTGCTCAGAACACAGAACAATTCTCACCATATTGCTGTAAAGCCTCCCTTATCAATAATAAAAGTTCTTTTGTATCacctgtaataataaaataattcattattattatgtaatccATATTTACTAAtactaatgcgaaagtgtgtctatctgtctgtcagtctgctgcCTTCACACAGCCCATCTGTtttacgaaattttgtacagagatagcttgcatcctgtataaggctatttttatcccagaaaattaaatttcccttgggattttaaaaaaaaccaaaatccacgtggacaaagtcgcaggcaatatatattattataaatactaattatatcaTTACATAGCAATTATTGAACAAAAGAATAGTTAATATTACATACTGACCCTTCACTGGATCGTGTAAAAACCTTTTGGAAATCCCACACTGCACCTTTATAGGTCTCTGGTTCTTAATTGAATTCTCCACATCTGTACATAGAAAGATATTTTACTACAAATTAACAATCCACAACAAACTTGAAACTACTTGATACCCTCATAATAATACTGATTAATTACTATTCActacaaatataattttacaattacatacttaataacaatacgaacgctaaaataaattgataacaaTATTGACTACTCCTCCTACAACAGTACATTTTAGATTTTTAGCTAAAAGAGTCAGCAGATTAGAAAGGACTGGGTACAGAACTactacttttataagttacgccgatgtacctgtgcagaaattttattttgaatggcgtgaaatatctcagccaatcatagcgcacGTCCGccccgctattggttgttgtctacgcgccatgttttgtacgcgcaAATCATGACGGAGATAGTTCGAGTCAACCTTGAGGTGAGTTTTATACGCGcccaatatattatatttataagagtccccgcagaccacaaactttttatcggccgatagtttggtcggtttcttaatgaGTATGAAGATGTATGCAAGTGCGCAAAATATAACATTACatatcttcatactgattaagaaaccgaccaaactatcggccgataaaaagtttgtggtctgcgggatAGGCTCAAAAGTGCTAGAAACGGAGAGAGTGAAGCAGAGTGGCCTATCTATTTGAGGAGCGAGGAGTTGCGCTGCTGTACAAGACGATATTGCCCACACTATAAACTGATCCTTTTAGAACATTTGTAGACTATGCGAccggttgaaatggcaatcgcaCAGCTCCACGCTGACCCGATGCGGGCGAACGCGCATTTgacatgtcgacctgtcgcggactatacctactacctacttaatgcctcgaatttaaaacattttattttatttctttctttcttaagtAAAACCTCGAATCAAATTACCTCCATGAACTTTATCCAACATAGTACTCATATCAACATATTCAGTCAACCTGCTGCACAGAGCGTCCATATATAGACTGGCTCCTCCATGTACTACATCTTCAGTTGCCAGTGAAAGTGATGTCAGCCCAATAGTTTCATCATTCTCTATCAGAACACACTCGTATGCAGCGCTGGATGATTGTGTTGAATAACTGATTAATAGATTACTGTGTATTGTGTACTCTTCTATGTTGGAAATGGCTGCAAAGATTTGAGGATTTGTATGCCTGG harbors:
- the LOC117983627 gene encoding mucosa-associated lymphoid tissue lymphoma translocation protein 1-like isoform X3, with protein sequence MNLVNGLTCYSPESKVAILIANDKYEHLSKLVTPSIDCESLGQILRKLGFITITVKNTKSGEFKDILIKTIGLIPENSYCVLFYAGHGCELINTKCILSTDCPTDNIELDHCVTENWLLRESAKCKPELCVLIMDMCRNNLDRHTNPQIFAAISNIEEYTIHSNLLISYSTQSSSAAYECVLIENDETIGLTSLSLATEDVVHGGASLYMDALCSRLTEYVDMSTMLDKVHGDVENSIKNQRPIKVQCGISKRFLHDPVKGDTKELLLLIREALQQYDSLETAVFRVEMASFSTSPSSVLKSLLWRQSETT